A region of Chitinophaga horti DNA encodes the following proteins:
- a CDS encoding SusC/RagA family TonB-linked outer membrane protein, translating into MENSTLQGGASNPFAYDRRLFSTRIIMRIQIIFIMMFVIAMHSFGNANAQFVSISVKKEPLTKVFDLLERQSGYYFTYKVQTVEGMMVSADLKQVRIQDALDVILKGLPLEYRISEKTILIVRKVQGNGQVVSVEVEEKIPPVTITGTITTADGVPFPGVTVRVKGTNNGTVTDKDGRYSIVAERGAVLVFSYVGYKANEIAVTAGQTEISFALLENPNQLKETVVKGYYSTTKELNTGAVNTLKANDISKQPVSDPLMTLQGRVPGLYINQTSGVPGAGLKVNLRGRNSMANGNEPLYIVDGIPFNSSRQNQNPNAADFSNNGLSPFQSIRPEDIESIDILKDADATAIYGSRGANGVIIITTKKGKSGKTQVDVNLSSGIGKVTRTLDLLNTEQYLAMRMEAFKNDGINPGATAYDVNGRWDKNRFTDWQKEMIGGTARITNVSTTLSGGNKQTQFLLGSSYRRESTVYPGNYANRIASANLNINHTSESQKFRADVSANYANNNNRLPTTELNIFSTLAPNTPNLYKPNGELNFENGTFDNPLRLLKQKSTAVTDNLISNIVLSYNLTSSLQLKSNLGYSTSTVKETNISPLNSFNPFTVNPATDRTLILGNSQRVSWIVEPQINYSYALGSHVVDATIGTSFQNSTQEGIKQTGTGFSNDLLLEDISAAPSIYNETNSSTYRYTALYARLAYNFQEKYVLNLTGRRDGSSRFGPNKQFGNFGAVGIGWIFSKEQFITSRLPYISFGKIRGSVGTTGNDQLADYAYLNQYLANPSVYLGGTTLYPLGLTNPFFGWETINKIEAGIDLGFLNDKIMFNVSVYRNRTKNQLVGYSLPFVTGFNTITGNLPATIENRGVELEASSSNIKNESFSWTTNFNISFPKNKLVSYPNIEGSSYNQVFVVGKPLNVQFVYKFKGINPTTGIFTFDDLNKDGLITSDKDRYAIVVGQKFYGGINNTFAYKGITLDCFVQFVKQNGFNADVNSSPGMFTAGGRNQPVGVLDHWRSVTNSGRYQKYSTLFTTVYRASQTYNNSDAKITDASFVRLKNIQVSWTTPLDLQQRWRVPAIRLYLQAQNLITITNYNGTDPEIPQYQLVTALPPLKILIAGIQIKL; encoded by the coding sequence ATGGAAAATTCTACTCTTCAGGGTGGAGCAAGCAATCCATTTGCCTACGACCGGCGCTTATTTTCAACCAGAATTATTATGCGCATACAAATAATTTTCATCATGATGTTCGTTATTGCAATGCATAGCTTCGGCAATGCCAATGCGCAATTTGTGAGCATCTCTGTGAAAAAAGAGCCGCTCACCAAAGTATTCGATCTTTTAGAACGCCAGAGCGGCTATTATTTTACCTACAAAGTACAGACTGTCGAGGGCATGATGGTGAGTGCCGACCTCAAGCAGGTGCGGATACAGGACGCGTTGGATGTGATTTTGAAGGGGTTGCCGTTGGAGTATAGGATATCGGAGAAGACGATTTTGATTGTGAGGAAGGTGCAGGGGAATGGGCAGGTGGTGAGTGTGGAGGTGGAAGAAAAGATTCCTCCGGTGACAATTACGGGCACGATTACAACTGCAGATGGTGTACCGTTTCCCGGAGTAACAGTTAGAGTAAAGGGAACTAATAACGGGACGGTTACGGATAAGGATGGGAGATATTCGATAGTCGCTGAACGTGGCGCGGTATTAGTGTTTAGTTATGTGGGGTATAAGGCTAATGAAATAGCAGTGACAGCTGGACAAACGGAGATAAGTTTCGCCCTCCTGGAAAACCCGAATCAACTGAAGGAGACGGTTGTTAAGGGTTACTATTCGACTACAAAAGAGCTTAATACAGGCGCAGTAAATACGCTTAAAGCAAATGACATCTCAAAACAACCGGTGAGCGACCCTCTTATGACTCTGCAAGGCAGGGTGCCAGGACTCTATATTAACCAGACCTCGGGAGTGCCGGGTGCTGGATTAAAAGTAAACCTGAGAGGAAGAAATAGTATGGCTAATGGAAATGAACCATTATACATCGTGGACGGTATCCCCTTCAATTCCTCTAGACAAAACCAGAACCCGAATGCCGCTGATTTTTCTAACAATGGGTTAAGTCCATTTCAAAGTATAAGGCCAGAAGATATCGAAAGTATAGATATACTTAAGGACGCCGATGCCACTGCTATCTATGGCTCACGCGGAGCCAATGGCGTTATTATCATAACGACCAAAAAAGGGAAGTCAGGCAAAACACAAGTCGATGTGAACCTGAGCAGCGGCATTGGCAAAGTAACCCGAACTCTGGACTTACTGAATACTGAGCAATACTTAGCAATGCGCATGGAGGCTTTTAAGAATGACGGCATAAACCCGGGAGCAACTGCCTATGACGTAAACGGACGATGGGATAAGAATAGATTCACTGACTGGCAAAAGGAAATGATAGGCGGCACAGCGAGAATAACCAATGTTAGTACTACGTTGTCTGGCGGGAACAAGCAGACTCAATTTTTGCTGGGAAGCAGTTACCGGAGGGAAAGCACTGTTTATCCCGGCAATTATGCAAACAGAATCGCGTCAGCAAACCTAAACATTAACCACACTTCAGAAAGTCAAAAATTTCGAGCCGACGTTAGCGCTAATTATGCAAATAATAACAATCGCCTGCCCACAACTGAGCTAAACATTTTTTCGACACTAGCACCGAACACTCCCAACTTATACAAGCCAAATGGAGAACTAAATTTTGAAAATGGAACATTTGACAATCCTTTGAGACTGTTAAAGCAAAAATCGACTGCAGTAACAGACAATCTAATAAGCAATATTGTTCTATCCTACAACTTAACATCTTCATTACAGCTAAAGTCAAATCTAGGCTACTCAACTAGCACTGTTAAAGAGACAAATATATCACCTCTTAATTCATTTAATCCTTTTACAGTGAATCCTGCGACTGACCGAACCCTGATACTGGGGAATAGTCAAAGAGTTTCCTGGATTGTTGAGCCTCAAATCAATTACTCGTATGCTCTTGGAAGTCACGTTGTGGATGCGACGATTGGGACCAGTTTCCAGAATAGCACACAAGAGGGCATTAAACAAACGGGAACAGGGTTTTCGAACGACCTATTGCTGGAGGATATCTCAGCAGCTCCAAGCATCTATAACGAAACTAATTCTTCGACTTACAGATACACAGCGCTGTATGCCCGGTTGGCTTACAATTTTCAAGAAAAGTATGTTTTAAACTTGACTGGCAGAAGGGACGGAAGTAGTCGATTTGGACCCAACAAACAGTTTGGAAATTTTGGTGCGGTCGGCATCGGCTGGATATTTTCAAAAGAACAATTCATCACTTCGAGATTGCCGTACATCTCGTTCGGAAAGATCCGAGGTAGTGTAGGAACGACAGGGAATGATCAATTAGCAGACTATGCATATTTGAATCAATACTTAGCGAATCCATCCGTTTACTTAGGGGGCACAACTCTCTATCCGCTCGGGCTCACCAACCCCTTTTTCGGCTGGGAAACGATCAACAAGATAGAGGCAGGGATTGACCTAGGATTTTTAAACGACAAGATCATGTTCAATGTTAGCGTTTATCGCAACAGAACCAAAAATCAATTGGTTGGCTACTCTCTTCCCTTTGTAACAGGATTTAATACCATCACAGGAAACCTTCCAGCGACTATTGAAAACAGAGGAGTAGAACTAGAGGCCTCATCTAGCAACATAAAAAATGAGTCTTTCTCATGGACGACAAATTTTAACATCAGTTTCCCAAAAAACAAGCTTGTTTCCTATCCAAACATTGAAGGCTCAAGCTACAATCAAGTCTTTGTTGTTGGGAAGCCACTAAACGTTCAATTTGTTTACAAATTTAAGGGAATAAATCCGACGACTGGAATCTTCACCTTTGATGACTTGAACAAAGACGGATTAATCACCTCCGATAAAGACAGGTATGCGATAGTAGTAGGACAAAAATTCTATGGAGGCATTAACAACACTTTTGCTTACAAAGGAATCACTCTCGATTGCTTCGTACAATTCGTCAAGCAAAATGGCTTCAATGCTGACGTCAACTCCTCTCCCGGAATGTTCACAGCAGGCGGCCGCAATCAACCGGTGGGCGTATTAGACCATTGGCGCAGTGTGACCAATTCTGGCAGATATCAAAAATACAGCACCCTCTTTACTACTGTCTACCGTGCAAGTCAAACATACAATAATAGTGATGCAAAAATAACGGATGCATCGTTTGTAAGATTAAAAAACATTCAGGTTTCATGGACCACGCCACTCGATCTACAGCAACGCTGGCGCGTCCCGGCAATTCGTCTTTACCTACAAGCCCAAAATCTTATCACGATAACAAATTATAATGGAACCGACCCAGAAATTCCTCAATATCAGCTGGTAACGGCCCTTCCTCCATTGAAAATCCTGATTGCGGGGATTCAAATTAAGCTTTAG
- a CDS encoding helix-turn-helix domain-containing protein produces the protein MYLNPDYLNALQQVKQHIDLTIPERIDVDDLTKVSNLNKTKLIRGFRTVYNTTIYRYWLEQSMAIAKAMIEEGAQIKAVSSRLKYSTTGSFRRAFKDVYKINPTEVKTQ, from the coding sequence ATGTACCTAAACCCAGATTACTTAAACGCGCTGCAGCAGGTTAAGCAACACATAGATCTTACTATTCCAGAGCGCATTGATGTTGATGATTTAACCAAAGTATCAAACCTTAACAAAACAAAACTTATCCGCGGATTCAGGACTGTGTATAACACTACCATTTACAGATATTGGTTAGAGCAGTCGATGGCCATTGCCAAGGCGATGATTGAAGAGGGAGCCCAGATCAAAGCAGTTAGTTCACGCCTTAAATACAGTACTACAGGTAGTTTCAGGAGAGCCTTCAAAGACGTTTATAAAATAAATCCTACCGAAGTTAAAACGCAGTGA
- a CDS encoding rhamnogalacturonidase, with protein MKKWYLLSMLLYLLPLFACSQGSRSTVFPDGTKIPAWFQQADKVDLGKRSKQFILTQHGVENDSTIVQTSAIQQVIDLAHKKGGGVIVVPKGVFLSGALFFKPNTHLFVSEGAVLKGSDNIEDYPKMASRMEGQNLDYFPALVNAYGVNGFTIGGKGTIDGNGLKYWKAFWQRRAENPNCTNLEVSRPRLVFIWKSNDVQVQDVKLRNSGFWSSHYYQCNNIKILDVHITAPHEPIKAPSTDAIDLDVCSNVLIKGCFLAVNDDAIALKGGKGPYADKDPGNGSNTNIIIEDCEFGFCHAALTCGSEAIHNKNVIMRNCHITDAKRVLWLKMRPDTPQLYEFVTVENIDGYAYSLIYVKPWKQFFDLKGRKDVPLSFCENISLKNINLKCDVFFDVSPGEYDKLSKFNFENLDITAKNAAYDKSVVKGFRLDNVKVNEKMVD; from the coding sequence ATGAAAAAATGGTATCTGTTATCCATGTTGCTGTATTTGCTACCGCTATTTGCCTGTTCACAAGGAAGTCGGTCTACTGTATTTCCCGATGGTACAAAGATTCCTGCCTGGTTTCAACAGGCAGATAAAGTTGATCTGGGCAAGCGTAGCAAACAGTTCATTCTTACACAACATGGTGTTGAGAATGATAGCACGATCGTACAGACATCCGCTATTCAGCAGGTCATCGATCTCGCCCATAAAAAGGGTGGTGGCGTCATCGTAGTGCCCAAAGGCGTTTTTCTCAGTGGTGCCCTTTTCTTCAAACCCAACACCCATTTATTCGTGTCGGAAGGGGCAGTGCTGAAAGGATCCGATAACATAGAAGATTATCCAAAGATGGCTTCCAGGATGGAAGGACAGAACCTCGACTATTTCCCGGCATTGGTTAATGCCTATGGCGTAAACGGCTTTACGATTGGCGGTAAAGGTACGATCGACGGCAATGGACTAAAATACTGGAAAGCATTCTGGCAAAGGCGGGCGGAGAATCCCAATTGCACCAACCTCGAAGTGTCGCGCCCACGATTGGTTTTCATCTGGAAGAGCAACGACGTGCAGGTGCAGGACGTAAAACTGCGCAATTCAGGCTTTTGGAGCAGCCACTATTATCAATGTAATAATATAAAAATACTTGACGTCCATATCACCGCCCCACACGAACCAATAAAAGCACCAAGCACCGACGCCATCGACCTCGACGTTTGTTCCAACGTGCTGATCAAAGGCTGCTTCCTCGCGGTAAACGACGACGCAATCGCCCTCAAAGGCGGCAAGGGCCCTTATGCAGACAAAGATCCCGGTAACGGCAGTAATACCAACATCATCATAGAAGATTGTGAATTTGGCTTTTGCCATGCCGCGCTTACCTGCGGTAGTGAAGCTATCCACAATAAAAACGTGATCATGCGTAATTGCCATATCACAGATGCCAAACGTGTGCTGTGGCTCAAAATGCGCCCCGATACCCCACAGTTATACGAATTCGTAACAGTCGAAAACATCGACGGCTACGCTTATAGCCTGATCTACGTAAAGCCCTGGAAGCAATTCTTCGATCTTAAGGGGAGAAAAGACGTGCCGCTCTCGTTCTGCGAAAACATCAGCTTAAAAAACATCAATTTAAAATGCGACGTATTTTTTGATGTGAGTCCGGGTGAATACGATAAGCTGTCGAAGTTCAATTTTGAGAATTTGGACATTACGGCTAAGAATGCGGCGTATGATAAGAGTGTGGTAAAGGGTTTCAGGTTGGATAATGTGAAAGTGAATGAGAAGATGGTGGATTAA
- a CDS encoding RagB/SusD family nutrient uptake outer membrane protein: MKQFHTRYNIRFKEICIRSVKTNIVITSLISIFCLSLWSCKDFLDIDPPKNRLITKSVFNTGETANAAVLNIYSAMGNPYESATTFSIAALAGLSADELNTFAGTEAISQVHVNDITPAGAATNTIWNNAYLHIFKANAVIEGCSASTNLISEVKQQLIGEGQFIRAFWYFYLINLYGDVPLALSTEYTTNRQLLREKKATVYGQIISDLLAAQANLSENYVGFNGTSITQERVRPNKSAATALLARVYLFTEQYSKAEEQATTIISKSATYSLASLDSVFLKNNKEAIWQLMVTSPNDVNTSEGFGFILTSPPNISSLNNSNTISSNLLGVFDIQDSRKEHWINTYTDASVTPNVEYSFPAKYKVKTGSEVTEYSTILRLGEQYLIRAEARAQQNDIANAVADLDEIRGRAGLPSINATHPNIQKAALLNAILVERQLELFTEWGHRWLDIKRTKLIDEVMTHAALEKGATWDTRKQLWPIPPAEIQNKLNQNLSYN, encoded by the coding sequence ATGAAACAGTTTCATACTAGATATAACATCCGATTCAAAGAAATCTGTATCAGATCAGTAAAAACGAACATCGTTATAACGAGCTTGATTTCTATTTTTTGCCTCTCTTTATGGTCATGCAAAGACTTTTTAGATATCGATCCACCTAAAAACAGGCTTATTACTAAATCTGTTTTCAACACAGGTGAGACTGCGAATGCCGCAGTGCTAAACATCTACTCTGCCATGGGAAATCCCTATGAGTCTGCCACAACATTCTCAATTGCAGCACTCGCAGGATTATCAGCAGATGAACTTAACACTTTTGCCGGAACTGAAGCAATTTCTCAAGTTCATGTAAATGACATTACGCCTGCGGGTGCTGCAACAAACACCATCTGGAACAACGCATATCTTCATATTTTTAAAGCAAATGCCGTAATTGAGGGTTGTTCAGCCTCCACGAATCTAATCAGCGAGGTCAAACAACAATTGATCGGAGAAGGCCAATTCATCCGAGCATTTTGGTACTTTTATCTTATCAATCTGTATGGTGATGTACCACTAGCTCTGTCCACAGAGTATACAACGAACAGACAGTTGCTACGTGAAAAAAAAGCAACTGTGTATGGACAAATCATTAGTGATTTATTAGCCGCTCAAGCAAACTTAAGTGAGAATTATGTCGGTTTTAATGGTACATCGATTACTCAGGAAAGGGTTAGGCCGAACAAATCCGCAGCAACAGCCCTACTGGCAAGAGTATATCTATTTACCGAACAATATTCAAAAGCCGAGGAACAGGCAACTACTATCATCAGCAAAAGCGCGACGTATTCGCTAGCATCGTTAGATAGTGTCTTTCTAAAAAATAATAAAGAAGCAATTTGGCAGTTGATGGTGACCTCCCCGAATGATGTCAACACCTCTGAGGGCTTCGGTTTCATCCTTACGTCCCCACCCAATATATCGTCCCTCAATAACTCAAATACAATAAGCTCCAATCTTCTTGGAGTATTCGATATACAAGACAGCAGAAAAGAGCATTGGATCAATACTTATACTGATGCTTCAGTAACTCCAAACGTAGAATACTCCTTCCCCGCCAAATACAAAGTCAAAACCGGGTCCGAAGTGACAGAGTACTCCACAATTTTGAGACTTGGCGAGCAATATCTTATCCGGGCTGAGGCCAGGGCTCAGCAAAACGACATCGCCAATGCTGTCGCAGACCTCGACGAGATCCGCGGGCGGGCAGGACTGCCATCAATAAACGCAACACATCCGAATATCCAGAAGGCAGCGCTACTAAATGCAATCCTTGTCGAGAGACAATTAGAACTTTTCACTGAATGGGGACACCGGTGGCTCGATATTAAAAGGACTAAACTGATCGACGAAGTAATGACTCATGCAGCATTAGAGAAGGGCGCCACATGGGATACCCGAAAACAATTGTGGCCCATTCCCCCAGCAGAAATTCAAAACAAATTAAATCAAAACCTAAGCTACAATTAG
- a CDS encoding MauE/DoxX family redox-associated membrane protein, with product MIFPVFIRDLSRAPFTSMNPVFFALTVPALEFAIALSLLFDKTRKVALYCSALLMLGFTIYVGYVLGMTSDRPCSCGGIFRDMSWINHMYFNSASTFLAVFGILVMSRSSKRRHDSANDSGKLYSSLNS from the coding sequence ATGATTTTTCCGGTTTTTATAAGAGATTTAAGCCGTGCACCATTTACATCAATGAACCCCGTTTTTTTCGCGCTTACCGTGCCTGCATTAGAGTTTGCGATTGCATTATCGCTCTTGTTTGACAAGACTCGAAAGGTAGCACTTTATTGTAGCGCACTTCTTATGTTGGGATTCACTATTTATGTTGGCTATGTTTTAGGTATGACAAGTGATAGGCCATGCTCATGCGGGGGGATTTTCCGAGATATGAGTTGGATAAATCACATGTATTTTAATAGTGCTTCGACATTTTTGGCTGTATTTGGAATTCTTGTCATGTCTCGATCGTCTAAGCGCCGTCATGACTCAGCTAACGATTCCGGAAAACTGTACAGTAGCTTGAATTCTTAA
- a CDS encoding TlpA family protein disulfide reductase codes for MKPLILLLLTIFCQISSSYAQRNQSYYPKEGDTIPDFTFNNVINHQNKSLSISDLRGKWLVLDWWALGCLGCIKSFPKMNRLSETFKDKVNFIMIGEYGKRRSVSGSRDFYLMKQRKDNLNMIAAFDSSSFDKYAIRAVPLILVVNPNGIIVAKTLYLDSTQLECFISGDPVNYEYAYSKGEKYRDIPYNQNLPLLATGGPSNGGIDTCVLARSVLTKWNPKLMPSSSFYGFDEFSFLQKNDYAFASGVDINQLIRIAYLGKTQINYDDPSYGKISPAIIFETSKGAALFTPNIKAGTNLFSYAISSKALTAKIARESLLHDLESTFSIETTLENRKVPAWTLIVTDTQKVSRLRTKGEKKKSIPPGAFGGINVKNWPTNQLYSAGLFSSLLFKEGDFINAPIFVDKTGIDFNIDLSLKADMTDLEEVKRELRQRGLDIIIEPYEMTCIIVRDKKTTPNSTAKN; via the coding sequence ATGAAACCACTAATTCTCCTTCTATTGACCATATTTTGTCAAATCTCATCATCATACGCTCAAAGGAATCAATCTTACTATCCAAAAGAAGGGGACACCATCCCGGACTTCACGTTTAACAATGTAATTAATCATCAAAACAAATCGCTTTCCATCAGTGACCTGAGAGGAAAATGGCTTGTCTTGGACTGGTGGGCACTTGGTTGTTTAGGTTGTATAAAAAGCTTCCCTAAAATGAATAGACTTAGTGAAACCTTCAAAGACAAGGTGAATTTTATAATGATTGGCGAATATGGTAAGAGGCGCTCAGTTTCTGGGAGTAGGGATTTTTACCTTATGAAGCAACGAAAAGACAATCTAAATATGATTGCAGCCTTCGATAGTAGCTCTTTCGATAAATATGCTATCAGAGCGGTTCCCTTAATCTTAGTCGTTAATCCAAACGGAATCATAGTGGCAAAAACCTTATATCTAGACTCTACACAGCTTGAATGTTTTATTTCAGGGGATCCCGTGAATTACGAATATGCCTATTCTAAGGGGGAAAAATATCGTGACATCCCCTATAATCAAAATCTTCCTCTTTTAGCTACTGGCGGGCCTAGCAATGGCGGAATAGACACGTGTGTTTTAGCCCGATCGGTCTTGACAAAATGGAACCCAAAGCTTATGCCGAGCTCCAGTTTCTATGGGTTTGATGAATTTTCATTTCTGCAAAAAAATGACTATGCATTTGCGTCGGGAGTCGACATTAATCAACTCATTAGGATCGCATATTTAGGCAAAACTCAAATTAATTATGATGACCCCTCATACGGTAAGATTAGTCCTGCAATCATTTTCGAAACTTCAAAAGGCGCAGCACTTTTCACACCTAACATTAAAGCCGGTACAAACTTATTTAGCTATGCTATCAGCTCTAAGGCTCTAACGGCAAAAATAGCTAGAGAATCGTTACTGCATGATTTAGAAAGCACATTTTCAATCGAGACTACATTGGAAAATAGAAAGGTGCCGGCATGGACCCTAATAGTCACCGATACTCAGAAAGTAAGTCGGCTTAGAACCAAAGGTGAGAAAAAGAAAAGTATACCGCCAGGTGCATTTGGCGGAATTAACGTAAAAAATTGGCCAACAAATCAACTCTATTCTGCGGGTCTATTCTCATCACTGCTTTTCAAAGAAGGCGACTTCATAAACGCGCCAATATTTGTAGACAAAACCGGTATTGACTTCAATATCGATTTATCGCTCAAAGCTGACATGACAGACCTTGAGGAGGTCAAACGGGAACTCCGTCAACGGGGGCTGGATATTATTATTGAGCCGTACGAAATGACTTGTATAATCGTACGAGACAAAAAAACAACACCAAACTCAACGGCAAAAAATTAG
- a CDS encoding MFS transporter, producing the protein MEDYMRSVEFIALSACCMMLTAVGIDVMLPAFGEIRRDFGLHAHSTDTAYIVIVFFLGQLFQIVFGPMSDRLGRLYVLRIGFFLYLVGSVVAALSGNLTYMLIGRFIAGTGASAVFMTILAIVRDKFSGDDMARVMSFIFTIFLFTPVAAPFLGMAILTFSSWRIVFMVPPVFAIIVFVWSLRMEETLPPDKRSNIRAGELFELFRSVIGDRSFLRYTSITTLLFGGLSAYVSNAEFIVSDIYNKPGLFAWVFGCIGVVMAMGALLNAKLVSVYGSRKTMKGLLVLYLTIACVLLAGVFILMPLPGMYFFFGCIALLLGINLAVEPNSSSLAMQNVGNNAGTASALYGTCFFFGGAMIGTLISYFMSFGLISMAVGFAVIGLLTLWLTFSDKR; encoded by the coding sequence ATGGAAGACTACATGAGATCCGTAGAATTCATAGCCTTATCCGCTTGCTGTATGATGCTCACTGCAGTAGGCATCGATGTAATGCTGCCTGCTTTTGGCGAAATTCGCCGGGATTTTGGTTTGCATGCGCACTCGACCGATACCGCCTATATCGTTATTGTTTTTTTTCTCGGACAATTGTTTCAGATCGTATTTGGCCCCATGTCCGACCGTCTCGGCAGATTATACGTGCTTCGCATAGGTTTCTTTCTCTACCTGGTTGGGAGTGTGGTGGCTGCATTATCGGGCAATCTTACGTATATGTTAATCGGGCGTTTCATCGCCGGTACAGGGGCGTCGGCCGTATTTATGACCATTCTGGCGATCGTGCGGGATAAATTTTCGGGTGATGATATGGCGCGTGTGATGTCTTTCATCTTCACCATTTTCTTGTTCACGCCGGTGGCGGCGCCCTTTTTAGGGATGGCGATTCTTACATTTTCGAGTTGGCGGATCGTGTTTATGGTGCCACCAGTGTTTGCCATCATTGTATTTGTCTGGTCATTGCGGATGGAGGAAACATTGCCTCCCGACAAACGGTCTAACATCAGGGCTGGTGAACTGTTTGAATTGTTTCGTAGCGTGATCGGGGATCGATCATTTCTACGGTATACAAGCATTACGACATTGTTGTTTGGAGGCCTCAGCGCTTATGTATCAAATGCTGAATTTATTGTCAGCGATATTTACAATAAGCCTGGCCTGTTCGCATGGGTTTTCGGATGTATCGGGGTGGTGATGGCTATGGGTGCGTTACTCAATGCTAAGCTGGTTTCTGTATACGGTTCGAGAAAAACGATGAAGGGGTTGCTGGTATTGTACCTGACGATCGCCTGTGTACTTTTAGCTGGCGTTTTTATATTAATGCCGTTGCCTGGCATGTACTTCTTCTTCGGCTGCATTGCTTTGCTGCTGGGTATCAATCTTGCAGTGGAGCCTAATAGCAGTTCGCTGGCTATGCAGAATGTGGGCAATAATGCAGGCACCGCATCAGCCCTTTATGGTACTTGTTTTTTCTTCGGTGGAGCGATGATTGGTACGCTCATCAGCTATTTTATGTCATTCGGACTGATTTCGATGGCTGTTGGTTTTGCCGTAATAGGGCTGTTGACCTTATGGCTGACATTTTCAGATAAAAGATAG